The following are encoded in a window of Impatiens glandulifera chromosome 5, dImpGla2.1, whole genome shotgun sequence genomic DNA:
- the LOC124940514 gene encoding serine/arginine-rich splicing factor 4: MGVNNRSSSKKTKNNSSSKSKRSRIPSQRKKTRKDKSRNTYSDSDDDSSRSLSISSSSTSNDEIRRTRTRRPRSRSKVRHHEKKRSRRISSSPSSSEDSHPVKRRKKSRRRDSDTKNKRKMKKKKKSKRHSSLSSSSSDDYGGGRRSKIKDDHEKKPRSRSRSRSRSRSVSSYSAYSISSSEKNIIPPTRLKSVITVGNTSFEEEEENKDVGAPNEEMVYDHDDYPSCKSNDSNEGCKKDMDSSSNFVGEGETLLPLDDGGGGEDLESLLRKKALENLRKRLINSKAKTSTNFEHENESGNGATKVIREEELPPVVDSIAEAAAMKNQESGNLDANKSEAHNSKEVIDGPSSTSMIPCSNPPPTASQEHNSKEEKKDHHDDDKEEDASQFVQKTINRMVNGEMVQVSYTVRKPQPRALARRQLRR; encoded by the exons ATGGGTGTCAATAACCGCTCATCCTCCAAAAAGACGAAGAACAATTCTTCTTCCAAATCAAAGCGCTCCAGAATCCCTTCCCAG AGGAAGAAAACTAGGAAAGATAAATCCAGGAACACGTATTCTGATTCCGATGATGATTCTTCTAGAAGCTtatccatttcttcttcttctacttccAATGATGAGATTCGGCGAACCAGAACTCGTCGTCCTCGTTCCCGCAGTAAGGTTAGGCATCATGAGAAGAAACGAAGCCGGAGAATCTCTTCCAGCCCTTCAAGCAGTGAAGATTCTCATCCTGTTAAGAGGAGAAAGAAATCGAGAAGAAGAGACTCCGATACGAAGAACAAACgtaaaatgaagaagaaaaagaagagtaaGAGACATTCTAGTTTAAGTTCTTCAAGCAGTGACGACTATGGTGGTGGGAGGAGGTCTAAAATTAAGGATGATCATGAGAAGAAACCTAGATCTAGATCTAGGTCTAGGTCAAGGTCAAGAAGTGTGTCTTCTTACAGTGCATACAGTATAAGCAGCAGTGAGAAGAATATAATACCTCCAACTCGCTTAAAATCCGTCATTACTGTTGGAAATACTTCtttcgaagaagaagaagagaacaaAGATGTTGGCGCCCCGAATGAAGAGATGGTGTATGATCACGACGATTACCCGTCTTGCAAAAGCAATGACAGTAATGAAGGATGTAAGAAAGATATGGATTCTTCTTCCAACTTTGTTGGAGAAGGTGAGACCCTCCTCCCATTGGATGATGGAGGTGGTGGTGAGGACTTGGAGTCATTGTTGAGAAAGAAGGCATTGGAGAATCTAAGGAAGAGACTTATTAATAGTAAAGCAAAAACCAGCACGAATTTTGAACACGAAAACGAGTCTGGAAATGGTGCTACTAAGGTAATAAGAGAAGAAGAGCTGCCTCCTGTTGTAGATTCTATTGCTGAAGCTGCAGCAATGAAGAACCAGGAAAGTGGAAATCTTGATGCCAACAAATCTGAAGCGCATAACTCGAAAGAAGTTATTGATGGACCATCATCAACTTCTATGATTCCTTGTTCCAATCCTCCTCCTACTGCTTCACAAGAACATAActcaaaagaagaaaagaaagatcATCATGATGATGATAAAGAAGAAGATGCTTCTCAGTTTGTGCAGAAGACTATTAATAGGATGGTTAATGGTGAAATGGTGCAG GTTAGCTACACAGTTCGCAAACCCCAGCCCCGAGCACTCGCAAGGAGGCAACTGCGACGATGA